In Elephas maximus indicus isolate mEleMax1 chromosome 4, mEleMax1 primary haplotype, whole genome shotgun sequence, a genomic segment contains:
- the NTS gene encoding neurotensin/neuromedin N, with amino-acid sequence MMAGMKIQLVCTLLLAFSSWSLCSDSEEEMKALEADLLTNMHTSKITKASVPSWKMTLLNVCSLVKNLNSQAEEAGEVPEDELITGRKFPTALDGFSLEAMLTIYQLQKICHSRAFQRWELISDEFLDTGDNKNEKEEVIKRKIPYILKRQLYENKPRRPYILKRGSYYY; translated from the exons ATGATGGCAGGAATGAAAATCCAGCTGGTGTGCACGTTACTCCTGGCTTTCAGCTCTTGGAGTCTGTGCTCAG attcagaagaggaaatgaaaGCGTTAGAAGCAGATTTATTGACCAATATGCATACATCAAAg ATCACTAAAGCAAGTGTTCCCTCTTGGAAGATGACCCTGCTAAATGTTTGCAGTCTTGTCAAAAACCTGAACAGCCaagctgaggaagcaggagaggttCCTGAGGACGAGCTTATTACAGGAAGGAAATTTCCCACAGCTTTAGATGGCTTTAGCTTGGAAGCAATGTTGACAATATACCAGCTCCAAAAAATCTGTCACAGCAGGGCTTTTCAACGCTGGgag TTAATTTCGGATGAGTTTCTTGATACTGGAGACAACaaaaatgagaaggaagaagttataaagagaaaaatcCCTTACATTCTGAAACGGCAGCTTTATGAGAATAAACCTAGAAGACCTTACATACTCAAAAGAGGCTCTTACTACTACTGA